atgtgtgagtgtgtgtgtatgtgtgtgtatgtgtgtgtgtatgtgtgtgtatgtgtgtgtatgtgtgtgtgtttgtgtgtatgtccgtgagtgtgtatgtgtgtgtgtgagtgtgtgtgtgtgtgtgcatgcttcagaGACACTTCTTATATTCTTCCAATAAGTGGATTCCAGATTTCATCCAGTTTAAGGCCCCTGTGACTGTTGTGTATCTGGGGACACAGCACCAACTGCCTAGTGACTTAAGGAGGACACTGAGGAGTCCATTCTTGGTGGAATCTTTAGCACGTTGACTCTAGACAGTGAGGCAGACTGTGGTCAGCTGGTACCGTCATGGTTATCTCAGGTCACCTCCTCAGCCGTGTCTCTTCTGCCCTGTCCCTGAAATGAAAGGTCAGCCCTGTCCTCCACATCTcacttctcagctccttctggatAGCTGTGCAGAGTCTGTGGTCAGGGCTCTTCCCGGGAAGTGTTTCTCCCAGGAGGCCTCTGCCCTGTCTGTTTGGTTCTGGCTGTGGCTGCTGGTGAGGGACAGCCGTGACCAGGACTCCTGACATCCCAGCATCTCGGACCCCTCCATGCTGCACCGAGACCTAACCACATGCTCCTCCTACCTCTCACCCTCCTGATTCCTCTCTCCCTGCAACCGCGTGTACTCATGGCCTCCGACTCCAGCTCTTAGGCAAGTGGCACATAAAGCGCTGGGCAGGAGACATGCCTATCCCTGAATGGAGATGGAAGGACCCACTGCCTCCCTTCACCTTCGAAAGAAACGGTCTTGACGAGCTGGAGTTCAGGATGAACCTGACGTGAGTGGCCTCTGTGGAGGTAGCCCTGTCTGCTGCTGCTGAGCAACTGTAACTGTGGCTAAGTGCATACCGCCTTGCCTTAGCTACTCACTGAGGGAACGAGGATCCTCTGTGCTGTCTGGGCAACAGCCCGCTGAGCTCTGCAAGCGTGGGAATGGTGCTCTGAGGACACTGAACTGAATACTGAGTTCATGAGGTCAGGAATCTCACTGGCTGTGTTCTGTGCCAGTGCTGAGTAGGGTGAGAGGATTTCCAGCATGGGGTTGCTTGCTCCTGGAGAGGCCGGCATGGGCCCCAGAGTTAGGAATAAGGAAGGGCGTGTGCCCTGGGAAGAGCCACATTTGGACTCTGTGTTCTAGGAAACCCATTGGCTGTATTCAGTACAAGCTGCCTCTGTATGAGGGGGAGGACCCTGGCACATTCCTCACGTGTAAGTGGCTAGGTTCCAGTTCTTACTTCAGGGAAGGCCCGGCGGGAGACCGACTTCTCACGTGGCTGTGCTGCCCACAGGGTGGAGGCATGTCATCTACATCCACTTCCTGCCCGGGAAGAGCTTCGCCATTGCCTACTACAGGGGCAAAATGAACTATCAGTACTACCAGATGATGATGCTCATGGGTGAGTTCTAGCCCTGTCTGTGTTTTAGCATGGATTCCTGGGAGCACACACAGACCAGGCCTATGTTTTCTTTTGAGGTCATTTTAATTTTCCTCAGTTTAGAGAGCCCCTTCTGCATGGACTGGTTTTGTGGGTTGGGTTGCAAGCATTTTGTCCTCTCTTTTTCTGCTCTTACATTATTAATCATTGAGCCGGAGTCCTGGGTGCACTTTGTTCTGTCCAGCACCTCAGTGTCTCTTGCATCCCTGATCTTGTCAGTCTTTGTCATAGTCTTGCATGGTTCTATTTGGGTCTTACCTGGCCCCATTTAGACTCCCGAGCCATGTGTTACGTGTTATGAGGCATGTACTGTGGTGGTAAGGGTGGAGTTATGGCATTCTGAGGGTGGATCTTAGCACACTGTCCAATACCCTGCTTGGCCCAGGATGCTCTCAGAAGAAGAACACTTTCCTAACGGTTTGCAGTAGAGAACCACATGCCCATTCTCAGCCCTGAGGCTCTTGCCACGGTGGTCCTCAATGGTGTACCATAGACCTTTCCTGATGTGTAACCTCACAGGGCTGCTTCCCTGGCTCCTGCTAACATTCTTGGCTCATCTCCCTATGTCACTTCCTGTTTTAACCACCACTGGCTTTAACCTCATGGAGGCTTGGGCCCACATGTCCCAACAATGGCCTGTTCTGGGTCTTTTCATGGATCAAACAGCTACAGGACAAAGGCACCTTCCCACTGGCCCTGCCTTCAGATTAGGAAAAAGACTGCGGGTTGGATTTAGGGGTAAAGCACATAACTCTGGTCAGGAGGGATTCAGGGCACAGCCTTTGGAGACTTAGTATTGACGGGGAGAGGTCTGGACCAAGGATCTGCCAAGGGACCTGGGGGAGCTGAGGATATCATTGTGCCTGATGGCCTTTTTTGGATGGGGGATAGGCTTTTATGGCCCAGCAGAGAGGGTTCTACTAGGAGAGGCTGGTTCCTGGTTTTGAAGAAGGACAAACTGATGGCTAGACCCTTTGTCCGCTCACTGGGAGGGTGGCAGGCCTGTCCAAGGATGTCTCAGAAGGGAGCCATCTTGGGGTTTTAAGTCCCACAGCATACTCATTCAGTTCATTCAGTTCTGATGCCTGGTGGTCCATGTAagcttcctcctggctgccctcaggtctgggctggggagatgctgtACCTGGCACAGCAGCTCCAGTCAGTGACTGGGGCTCTTGGGAGGAGCTGTCTGTCCAGCCTTGAGTGgggctcctctcttctccttgtgGGCTTGGAGGCTCCGCCCTCCTAATACTCAGCTTCACCCCATCTGCCCTGCAGGCCGCACCCTGAAAGCTGACCTAGATGCTCTGAGGGTCTTCAAGATGTTTATGATAAGTAAAATGGGGGAAAAAGCCAAGACAAAGAAGCCTCCTCACGCTGGTAACGAGAAGggttttcccttctttccttcctgttgctTCAGTTCTGTCAGCGTGACCGCGCAACGCCTTTCTAACTCCTCATCTCTTCCTTGGTCTGCAGACGCCTGTGAGTTGCCCAGAGATTCCTAACACAGGAGGAGCATCTCAGAGACCGTGTAGCAGCAGGAGTAGGGATCCGCCACGTGCCTTCCGTCTTGGTCACAACACTTAgtgctgagaaaggaaaaggcaggGCCAATCGCCCACATCTCTTCccaacaggaaataaataaataaataaataaataaataaataaataaataaatgtgctcAGTGTACCTGGGCCATGTGTGTCACATAACAGCTTATGGGCCCAGGCTTTAATCTTTTAactttaaaacttatttatttgcATGCATTTGCATGTGCATGGATCCGTGTGTAatttgtgagtgtgcatgtgtagaggtcagaagtcaatACCGGGTGTTTTTTTTTAGGTTCTGAACACTTGCAagtgacttatttattttttatgttatgtGCCTGTATGAATGCATGAAACATGTATACggggctcacagaggccagaagggagtatcaggtcccctggagaCGGAATTCTAGTTGGCTGTACGCTGCCTCATAtgtgtgctggggaccaaactggGGGTCTCTGGAAGAATAGAGCTGAGTCAAGCCGTCTCTCGCACacccattttattttctctcattgGCTGGGAGCTTATCTGTTTCACTTAGCTTTCTGGgcagcaagcctcagggatccttTATCTCTGCCACTCGGCATTTAGACTAAGAGTGCCTACTGCCATGCCTGGCTGTttacgtgggtcctggggatggagTTCAGATCCCCCTGATTGTaagcaagcacttcactgactggGACACTTCCTCGGCCTAGTAGACTTCATTTTCTAAAGTGTAGACCAACACTCAAGTGTGATCATGATAATCGGGAAGGAAGGACTTCGGTTCACTTTCTCAGATCCTCACATAGGTGCCAGGCCACACGGTCCAGCACTGGGCATCCTGAAAAGCAGGAGGTAGGGATGGGGTTGGAGTCTACACGGTGGCTAGTGAGGGAAGCACAGGTGATCAGGGTCACAGGGAGGTAGGTGGAGTGGCTAGTGTGGGCCACTGAAGAGCTTGGGCTCTTGGGAACTCCCTAGCGGACTGACGGACGGTGGTCCAGATGTGAGGCCACtgaggagggtgggtgggtgctCTGTGCACACGGAAGGCAGGGTTTTCAGATGAGGTAGTTCTCTGGGAATTAGTGAACTTTGGAGGATGTGGCCATCTGGAGACATGTTACCAAAAGACCAGAACTACCAAAATGTAAACAATAAGTAAACGAAAACACATGTAACAGAACTCTAAacacagagaaaatacaaaaacataAGCCAAAAGcatgcaagcaaacaaacaagcaaacgacaaaacaaaacaaatccagaaAAATGTAAGGCAAACTGTGGTTGAACCAGATTCTAGGGGAAGAGAAATGAAGCCCATTTTCCCACCGAGAAGTTCCCATAAATTGTATCTAATGTTCTATATGCCGAAGCCTCTTCTGCAAGCATTTCTGAGCTATCTGCTTCAGAGTGCACTCAGCTCCTTCTGACCACCTCAGACGGtcgtttgtttttctcctttcgtctcttttcctttctttaatctCTCTTGACAGTTATGACATAAACACAAGATCAAGCCATAGGCTGGTTTACAGCCTAGGAGCTCCTTATGATTAGACCAGCTAAAATTTGTGGAGCTTGGAGTGGCCACACACATGgtgtctatgtagcccaggaatACTCTGATCCTCTTGCCCTGAGACTTGCAATCTGGGAGCTGAGACTGCAGGCATATGCCACGCCTGGCCTGTAACTTCTACTGGGCCCCAAGTCTCTGAagatcaaagaataaacaaatccAAAGGTGGGAATCGTTATGTAAAAAACCATCCTATAGTAAGTCCTCACTAAGACCCCGGGATCAATACAGATGTCACTAAGACCCCAGGATCAATACAGATGTCACTCTGTCAGCAGGACCACAGCATTTGCTTTTAGCAGACTTCAACATCGAGTATCCTGGAGGCCACCCAGCAGGGTTGTGTCTTTTAGTCTCTCAGTAGCCTTGCTCTGAGATAACACTTCTGacttgtgggttctgaggatggtTTAGTTTGCAGACACTTGAAGGTTGTTTTGACTCGGGCCTGAGGATGTCTGATGTAAACTAACAcaggataaaataaaaatcctttgTGCTGGGTTCTCAAATCTGCTGTCTTAAACTTTGGGCCATATTGTCATAGGCACATTGCTCATTGAAAGCAATGATTCGGGGTTGGGGAAATGGGCTCATGGACACACAGCATGAgaacctgaatttggatccccaaAACCCACGTAAAAACCTGAACACGGTGGTGTGCATCTGGCGTGGACCGCATGGCAGCCACTGCTGCTTGACAAATCCCAGCACGTCGACACCACGGACCACAGTCCTATAGCTCCCTTTCCCCTGTCATCTTCAATGATTCTCACAATGTGTTATGGGAGTTTCCTTGTGCTTTCCCCTTTGGGAAATTGTGTATGGGCTTTGAAGAGGATGTGAATATGTACAGTGGCAGTCTCTCTAAACAAAACGATTCTTTGGGAAAAGAATCCACCACCATGGAACCATACAGTGTGATAACTCTGTCTATTCCTACACAAGTGTCCCTTTAGTGTCCCCTGTCTGCACCAAGAATAGAGAAGTTAAAGATTTACTAACTGAAAGATGGGGCCAGGAACTCTTGGAGTACACCCGCTCCCAAGGCTGAAAGCACACAATAGAGAGAAACAGTGGGCCCAGGTCCAAGTTTGAGGCCTTGGCAGCTGAGAGCAAGCGTTCGGTTGGTAAGCGTAGAGTAGTACCCACGGTTGGTTGCCTGGGTATGTGACTTAGGGCACGAATGGCAAGATCTGGTACGTCCCATGAGAAGCGGAGTCTGTCAAGGAGTTAGACTGGCTCGATCCCTTTCTGCCACATACAGGAGCAGGCACTGAAGGAATTAGGATGATAAGGTATAATGGAAGAAGAGTAAGAATCAGGACCTTCCCTTTGCGGAATGTATAAGGAGAACAGTCCCATGCTGTTAGACTAAGGCGCAAAGGAACACAAGTAGGAAATAGCTCAATGCTTGAATATCACATGGTACAAATGATGGGTCAGGCCCCCGAGGAATGGAAATGCTCTTAAGGGGTCGTTTCTCCCAAAAAAGGCTGAGAGGGTGCAGGAGGCAATGTGAAGGGGGACCTGGTGGGTCCTGAACCTTAGAACAGAACAGTGGCTTAGGTGCTTGCTGGACTTACTGTTTCTGCCtcaaagaaaaatgcttgaacaAAGCCGATTACTTCCTTCACTCTGATGTAGAGGAATAGGGTTAAAACAGATTAACAACAATCTGTGGAAAGATCATGTGTTTTCTGGAATTATTaagtctgctttctttctttctttcttttttaagatttatttattattctatgtatatgcgtatactgtagctgtcttcagactcactagaggagggcatcagcccctttacagatggttgtgagtcaccatgtggttgctgggaattgaactcaggacctctggaagagcagtcagtgcttttaactgctaagccatctctccagcccaagtctgATTTCAATACTACCTGTGGCCAAGCTATTATGCAGTCATAGAGTATTTTTTCCATTAAGCACAGCTATCCCGTTTCACCCTCAGAGCACATCTGTCTCCAtacctccacctcttcctcctcctcctccacctccacctcctccaccacctcctccacctccacctccacctccacctcctcctcctcctcctccacctcctccaccacctcctccacctcctcctcctccaccacctccacctccacctcctccacctcctcctcctccaccacctccacctccacctcctccacctccacctccacctcctccacctcctccacctccacctcctccacctcctccacctccacctcctccacctcttcctcctcctcctccacctcctcctcctccaccacctccaccacctcctcctcctccaccacctccacctccacctcctccacctcctcctcctccaccacctccacctcctccacctcctcctcctccacctcctcctcctccaccacctcctccacctcctcctcctccaccacctccacctccacctcctccacctcctccacctccacctccacctcctccacctccacctcctccacctccaccacctcctccacctcctcctcctccaccacctccacctcctccacctcctccacctccaccacctccacctccacctcctccacctcctcctccaccacctctacctccacctcctccacctccacctccacctcctccacctcctccacctccacctcctccacctcctccacctcctccacctcctccacctccaccacctccacctcctccaccacctcctccacctcctcctcctcctcctcctccacctcctcctcctccacctcctcctcctccaccacctccacctccacctcctccacctcctcctcctcctcctccacctcctcctcctccaccacctcctcctcctcctcctcctccaccacctctacctccacctcctccacctccacctccacctcctccacctcctccacctccacctcctccacctcctccacctccacctccacctcctccacctcctccacctccacctccacctcctccacctccacctcctccaccacctccacctcctccacctcctcctcctccaccacctccacctccacctcctccacctcctcctccaccacctctccacctcctcctccacctccacctccacctcctccacctcctccacctccacctcctccacctcctccacctcctcctccacctccacctcctccacctcctccacctcctccacctcctccacctcctccacctccacctcctccacctcctccacctcctccacctcctcctcctccacctcctcctccacctccacctccaccacctcctcctccacctcctcctcctccaccacctcctcctcctccacctcctcctccccacctcctccacctcctcctcctccaccacctctacctccacctccacctccacctccacctcctccacctcctccacctccaccacctccaccacctcctccacctcctcctcctcctccacctcctcctcctccaccacccacctccacctcctccac
This Rattus norvegicus strain BN/NHsdMcwi chromosome 3, GRCr8, whole genome shotgun sequence DNA region includes the following protein-coding sequences:
- the LOC102547612 gene encoding vomeronasal secretory protein 2-like, producing MQLLTLTAGLGLLSLVGAMMPNLTPAHTEQLLGKWHIKRWAGDMPIPEWRWKDPLPPFTFERNGLDELEFRMNLTKPIGCIQYKLPLYEGEDPGTFLTWWRHVIYIHFLPGKSFAIAYYRGKMNYQYYQMMMLMGRTLKADLDALRVFKMFMISKMGEKAKTKKPPHADACELPRDS